From Cannabis sativa cultivar Pink pepper isolate KNU-18-1 chromosome 8, ASM2916894v1, whole genome shotgun sequence, a single genomic window includes:
- the LOC115701238 gene encoding LOW QUALITY PROTEIN: xanthohumol 4-O-methyltransferase (The sequence of the model RefSeq protein was modified relative to this genomic sequence to represent the inferred CDS: substituted 1 base at 1 genomic stop codon), with protein sequence MEADGEDAVLRGQVEIWKYMLSFADSMALKCAVELQLADIIHSHTSPITLSQIASAIPGATSPDLSCLARIMRLLVRRRIFTQHQKPKSDGEEEEALYGPTHSSRWLLTKTNDHDQLTLAPMILMENDPRLMAPWHCFSRCVKEGGVAFKKAHNGQSIWEFGAENPEINKLFNDAMECTAKVVMKAILSHYSDGGFSDIKSMVDVGGGTGGSISEIVRSYPHIKGINFDLPHVIATAPPYSGVSHVGGDMFRSVPTADAIFMKWILHDWSEXDCVKILKNCRKAIAEESGKVIIVESVLEEESNNNNNNNEVFGDTALVLDLVMVAHTTGGKERTQKQWKTILEQGGFPRYNFIKIKALPSIIEAYPN encoded by the exons ATGGAAGCAGATGGGGAGGACGCAGTGTTGAGAGGTCAAGTTGAGATATGGAAGTACATGTTAAGCTTCGCAGATTCGATGGCGTTGAAATGCGCGGTGGAGCTTCAATTAGCCGACATAATCCACTCTCACACCTCTCCAATCACCTTGTCCCAAATAGCTTCCGCTATTCCTGGCGCTACCTCGCCAGACCTCTCTTGCTTGGCCCGCATCATGCGCCTACTCGTCCGCCGTCGGATATTCACCCAACACCAAAAACCAAAATCGgacggagaagaagaagaagccctCTACGGGCCCACACACTCTTCCAGATGGCTGCTGACCAAAACGAACGATCACGATCAACTAACTCTAGCTCCAATGATTCTGATGGAGAACGATCCTAGACTGATGGCTCCATGGCATTGCTTCAGCCGTTGTGTTAAGGAAGGTGGCGTGGCTTTCAAGAAGGCCCAT AACGGCCAAAGCATATGGGAGTTTGGGGCGGAGAATCCGGAAATTAATAAGCTGTTTAACGATGCCATGGAGTGTACTGCCAAGGTGGTAATGAAGGCCATTTTGTCTCATTATAGTGATGGTGGTTTCAGTGATATCAAATCAATGGTTGATGTCGGTGGTGGGACTGGTGGTTCCATATCTGAGATCGTTAGATCATATCCGCACATCAAGGGAATTAATTTCGATCTGCCCCACGTCATCGCCACTGCTCCGCCGTACTCCGGTGTTTCCCATGTTGGAGGTGACATGTTCCGTTCTGTCCCCACAGCTGATGCAATTTTCATGAAG TGGATATTGCATGATTGGAGTGAGTAAGATTGTGTGAAGATCTTGAAAAATTGCCGGAAAGCAATTGCAGAGGAAAGTGGAAAAGTTATTATTGTGGAGTCAGTTTTGGAAGAAgaaagcaataataataataataataatgaggtGTTTGGTGACACTGCTTTGGTGCTTGACCTTGTAATGGTGGCTCACACCACAGGTGGAAAAGAGAGAACTCAGAAACAGTGGAAGACTATTTTGGAGCAAGGAGGCTTCCCTCGCTACAACTTCATCAAAATTAAGGCTTTACCATCCATTATTGAGGCCTATCCAAAttga